A genomic window from Fusarium falciforme chromosome 2, complete sequence includes:
- a CDS encoding D-ser-dehydrat domain-containing protein — MYSPKVGDGLDSLDTPSMIVDLDLMEANIKKLFDSLLPTGLNIRPHLKTTKSAILAHKLVAAGAKGCCVAKVSEAEAITAAGFDDILITCEIIGPVKVKRLVELFRKHNTIRIVVDSEVGATAINDALEKSGITEPISVLVDLDVGLRRTGVAAGEPAVALAKHISSLKHLRLIGIQGYEGHLQHLHSREDRKRQCLESMKILTDTADLLRKEGFNMDVVTTGGTGTAEFCATVPGVTELQPGSFIFMDTDYRNAVGTFYSNSLTLLSTVVSKQGDRQVTIDTGLKSLTTDSGLAECKDPRYKHQNLGDEHGSLSWDEGTAALEVGDRVEMIPSHIDPTINLHDFYYAYRKGVIEEIWPVDSRGKVQ, encoded by the coding sequence ATGTACTCCCCAAAAGTCGGTGACGGGCTAGATAGCCTCGACACCCCATCCATGATTGTCGACCTGGACCTCATGGAAGCCAATatcaagaagctctttgATAGTCTCCTACCCACCGGTCTCAATATTCGCCCTCATCTCAAGACTACGAAAAGCGCCATCCTCGCTCACAAGCTTGTCGCCGCGGGCGCAAAAGGCTGCTGCGTGGCCAAGGTCTCAGAAGCCGAGGCTATCACAGCTGCGGGGTTTGATgacatcctcatcacttGCGAAATTATCGGCCCCGTCAAGGTGAAGAGGCTTGTTGAGCTGTTCAGGAAGCACAATACGATAAGAATCGTGGTGGATAGCGAGGTTGGCGCGACCGCCATCAACGACGCGTTGGAAAAGTCTGGCATCACGGAGCCCATTTCTGTCTTGGTTGATTTGGATGTGGGACTTCGTCGCACGGGTGTCGCTGCTGGAGAACCAGCTGTAGCACTCGCAAAGCATATCAGCAGCCTGAAACACCTACGCTTGATCGGAATTCAAGGATACGAGGGTCACTTGCAGCATCTCCACAGCAGAGAGGACCGCAAGAGACAGTGCCTCGAGTCGATGAAGATCCTCACCGACACTGCTGATCTACTACGCAAGGAGGGCTTCAACATGGATGTGGTTACCACAGGCGGAACAGGCACAGCTGAGTTCTGCGCTACTGTACCTGGCGTGACAGAACTGCAGCCCGgatccttcatcttcatggACACAGACTACCGCAACGCCGTGGGCACCTTTTACTCCAACAGCCTGACCCTCCTGTCCACAGTCGTCAGCAAGCAGGGCGACAGACAAGTCACGATCGACACTGGCCTCAAGTCATTGACTACAGACAGCGGACTGGCCGAGTGCAAGGATCCGAGGTATAAGCACCAGAACCTAGGCGATGAGCACGGCTCGTTGAGCTGGGACGAGGGAACAGCGGCTTTGGAGGTTGGTGATAGGGTCGAGATGATTCCTAGCCATATCGACCCGACCATCAACTTGCACGACTTTTACTACGCTTATCGGAAGGGGGTTATTGAGGAGATATGGCCTGTTGACTCGAGGGGAAAAGTCCAATAA